A section of the Jaculus jaculus isolate mJacJac1 chromosome 6, mJacJac1.mat.Y.cur, whole genome shotgun sequence genome encodes:
- the LOC101615972 gene encoding olfactory receptor 6C68-like: MRNHTAITTFILLGLTDDPQLQVFLFIFLFITYMLSITGNLTIITLTVVDSHLKTPMYFFLQNFSCLEISFTTACIPRFLYSISTGDRTITYDACATQLFFTDLFGVTEFFLLATMSYDRYVAICKPLHYMTIMNSKVCKTMIVICWISALIIILPPLGIGLRLEFCDSNIIDHFGCDANPLLKISCSDTWLIEQMVIASAVLTFIITLICVVLSYIYIIRTIIKFPSVQQRKKAFSTCSSHMIVVSITYGSCIFIYIKPSAKEEATLNKGVTVLISSISPMLNPFIYTLRNKQVKQASSDFLKKIAYLLRK, encoded by the coding sequence ATGAGAAATCACACAGCCATTACAACCTTCATCCTCCTGGGACTGACAGACGATCCTCAGCTGCAggtcttcctttttatttttctatttatcacCTACATGTTGAGCATCACTGGTAATCTGACCATCATTACCCTTACTGTAGTGGATTCCCACCTTAAAACTCCCATGTATTTTTTCCTGCAAAATTTCTCTTGTTTAGAAATCTCATTTACAACTGCCTGTATTCCAAGATTTCTATACAGTATTTCAACTGGAGACAGAACAATTACctatgatgcatgtgccacccaatTATTTTTTACAGATCTCTTTGGGGTAACTGAATTTTTTCTTCTGGCTACCATGTCATATGATcgctatgtggccatctgcaaACCTTTGCATTATATGACCATCATGAACAGCAAGGTGTGCAAAACAATGATTGTTATTTGCTGGATATCAGCACTCATAATTATTCTTCCACCACTTGGTATAGGTTTGCGTTTGGAATTCTGTGATTCTAACATCATTGATCATTTTGGCTGTGACGCAAACCCTCTTCTGAAAATATCATGCTCAGACACATGGCTAATTGAGCAGATGGTAATAGCCTCTGCTGTATTGACCTTCATCATCACTCTTATTTGTGTAGTCCTTTCCTATATATACATCATAAGAACAATTATAAAATTCCCTTCTgttcaacaaagaaaaaaagctttTTCTACCTGTTCTTCACACATGATTGTGGTCTCCATCACCTATGGCAGCTGCATCTTCATCTACATCAAACCATCTGCAAAAGAAGAGGCAACCCTTAATAAAGGTGTGACCGTGCTTATTTCTTCAATATCACCCATGTTAAATCCTTTCATATACACCCTGAGAAATAAGCAAGTTAAACAAGCCTCTAGTGACTTTCTCAAGAAAATTGCATATCTTTTAAGGAAGTAA